The Silene latifolia isolate original U9 population chromosome X, ASM4854445v1, whole genome shotgun sequence genome contains the following window.
GATTACAAATTAAAGATGATACTTTCCTATATTTCTTAATCAATCGTTAACCCGGCATTTCATTTGttcatttaattatttattttaacaAGTCCTTCTCGAGTTGATGCTTGGATAAGATTTGTTCATAATCAGCAGattaagtaattaattaaatCATAGATATTCTTGCTTTGTCAATCTTTTGCAATGTCTATGTTGATTTCAATAGACGAGTTTATAAACTTAAGATAACGTTCTAAGAACCAAAAAAcaatttgtaatactccgtataaagGAAAAAAATCATTCAGTCTATATTAATTTCCGAGTAGATTTATACATATCAATTGCCAAAACTTTCAACTTAACTCACTAATCTACATCACTACTTCGcaaaactttattattatttcctGGTCGAATTTCAAAACGTTCACACATCTTGTATGATATAGCGAGTGCTTATTGTAGGGAAATTATGTGTTGTGGATGATTGACCTTAGTTATTAAGCAAGCCTCTAATTTGTACAAAATTGTCACGCTCATAAATCACCCCATAGTTTATATAACCTCAACGATTTGGCAATGAGTCGCGGATAATCCCTTGATTAAGCTTCGCGTAAGCATGGATGCTCTCGGCTTCATCAGTCGTCTATCAGAGTAATTGGTTTCCGATGAGAGATTCTCGGTTGTTTTAGTAAAATTCGACTCGTAACAATTATTAAGCCATTTAGCTTGCATGTATTTTAGTTTTCTCCAAGGGGCTAAGTGCATTTTGTTGTCCTTCATACATATTTTCGCAGCCGTGCATAAAATCTTGACGATGTTCCTTAGCCTCTCTGGTTTGCCAACATAAACTTGTGGCAATTTTTTGATAAGCTTGTTATATTCTTGACTTGCCTTAGCCATTTCAAACTCTGCCCTCAAGTTTAATTCAATAATCACCCTCATTTCTCCCTTGTTTCGACTTGATTCCTCTTTCACTTCTAGGTATGTATGCTCCCCTGTTTTTCACAAGAAATTATATCAGCAAAACATTCTCTACTATAAAAGGCAAAAAGATCTTATTCTTAAACCAATTTCGATTCTCATTGATATTTGTATAATTTGAAATATACAAATAAACAACTTCATTTATTAAGAATCCTATTCTTTAATCTTTACCACAAATTTCGACATATATATTGCCGATTGTTATGTACACGTACTTGGTTTTCCATAATTAATGAGAATATCTCGTAAATATTTCAACATTTAGATTATTAATTTTTATTCTTAGAGCACCGATTAGAAAAATGATAGATTAATTTAGTGTTAGATCCGTTTTAAAGCCATGAAAATGAATGATTTGTAATTGTTATTGGTTTGGAAGGAAAGACATAAGTTTAAGATATTTTGTTTAAAAAACGACTAAACATGATGATCAACTTTTATGAAATAGAAACGTTTAATGAAGCATTCAACCACTTATAGTGGACTTGAGTTTTGAGGTTCACAAGTACTTAAAAAAGATATATCCACCAATGACAACATTGCATATTTGTCCTATTCACTTGTGATTTCTGTTCACATATTTAGATACTTCGTATgtgttaataaataaataaaacttaGTTTTCATATGTTTGTCCCAAGAAAGCCCCATATTTGCAcgtttcaacaacatattttacCCATAGAGTGTAAGATTTAGTTCAAGTGATAAAAGCTCTCTTATTCCAATTATAAAGTTGGGAGTTCAATTCTTACCAGCGATATAATAcgtttatttgaaaaaaaaaaagatatcttACCCATAAATAGGAACAAATTAATAGTGATCTTAAATATTGATGTTGTTATACTATGGATGGTAATCACAAATGATATTCTTTCTTGAAACATTGCAATATTATAGGAAACACAATTATGTAGATTTATAATTTATGGTCGAATCATAATTTTACTAGTGTATTTAACTGGGTAAAAGATACTTATTTGGAAtgtgagtaattattaagggagtattAGAGTTAAAATGAACTGGTgtatttaattatgtagattTATAATTTATGGTCGAATCATAATTTTACTAGTGTATTTAATTGGGTAAAAGATACTTATAAGAACTTGTTTGAGAtgtgagtaattattaagggagtattaaagctaaaataaactaaaatttggagggaaaggaTGGGGGGTTGGAGATACAAATGGATAGAAATGGAGAAATATAGTGTAAAATGCCTTTCATTAAGGGAATAATTGTTACCTACCTCCTCTCTCAAGTAATGCGTTATCTCTTTATTGGATgtaataattcctccctcaccTCATTTTTCCACCATCCACATTCCACAAAGCACCACAAAAACACCAATCTCCTtatatttcttcttattttagctcttattactcccttaataattactccaaTCCCAAGCAAGTCCTAAATAATTATATTTGTCATCATTAAATTAACATTTGTGTAATTGTACATCATGAATACACCAGCTACTAAATATAGGAAGTTTTCAACTAAAGATTGCATATATATACCCAAATACTTTTATACgcagcaccaaaaaaaaaaaaaatacttttatACGTACATGTATCAAAATAAATGGCCTTTTTTTAAAGAAACAAAATTGTGACTTAGTTACCGGTCATATGTTAGAAAGTTTATTGTTTACAAAatttaatttgattttttttctaaTGTTTTTTATTTGCTTTACGAGTTGCAATATcatgtgagacggttttactctAATAACATAGAAACACCCAATAAAAGTCAGAAAGTAGTTATTAATAAGACTCGTTTTACAAAATATTCCGTCTTGTAATAAATGTGGTCTAATAATTACGGAGTAGATTCCAACCGATATTTTGTTTTACCGGAATCTTTTTGGCAATTTTATTTAAAAGATTCTCTGCAAAAGATCAAAAATAAGTAATGCTAGATTGTTagcagtaaaaaaaaaaaaaagatccatTGAAGCAAACAAAATTCCCTTGGTGTGTTTGAGAACCTAGAATTGGATTTGAATTCCGGAATTGAGATAATTCAAGCGTTTGGGAGCCCCTAgaatttggaattggaattggactaTATCAATTCTATCTTAGTTAAAATTTGACACTCTCAAATTTCTATCATATAGTAGTCATTTCAATTCCATCACTACTTGATTACGGTTTTTTGTGATGCAAGTTTCAtcgcaattttttttatttatgattttttttaatcGCAAATATTTTCCGTCACAAGATTTATTTTTTCCTaataaaaaactcaaaaaaaaaaaaaaaaattttggtgACTTCGACCCATACGTGACCCGCCCAATTCCATTTCCAACTCCATGAGTTCCCAAACGCCAATGAGAAATTGAAATCCGGAATCGAATTCCATGTGATCTCCAAACGAAtttttggatttggatttggaattgaattcaaacattttgatttctacaattgaaatcatgaaaatgaaatcaattccGAGTATCCAAACACTACCTCAGCttaaaattttcaaaagataCGATATACGATATACGATATACGATATGCTTCCTAAATTCCACGATGTTCTTTACACTTTATAAATTATACAGGAAGATTGAAAACGATATAGAATTGAATGGAAACAAGGGAGTAGCGAGTAGTATTAATATTGTGTGAACAAACAGTACCTGATGGAATTTCATGGCAACTCTTCCATTTAGATTTTTGAAGCAAGCAAATGAAACCGGCGCTGCAAAGATGATTATACATTCCTTGCCTTAAGCAATCAGGACACCCGTCCGAAACGTCTCTTCGACATTCGCAATCGACGTTTCCAATTAGTTTTTTCAAACCATCTTTTGTAGCATTTCTTACTTTTGACTCAGTTGAACTTGTCCTGAACAAAATGCTCTGTTCATATACAAAAACAACGACATATAATTAGACATTTTTCGAGTCATACTCGGTAAATCAATATATAAGATTTAAGTCCTTAATCGTTTTATAATTTGTTTAGAAAGCTTACGGTAAGCCGTTTTTCTTGTTCATCCCAAAATGCTTTCCTGTCCTCGGAATCCATACAAGGCTCCTCGTCGTCCTCCTCCTCCCACTCTTTTGACTCAAACATGTCCTCAGAGGAATTCTCTGACAATGGGTAATTCTCATCAAGAAACCCGAAAACAGTATCGGAGAAACTTGGCATATCGCCGGAGTTGTGGCGAGTGACCGGAATTATATTGACTAGTTTTGTCATTTATAATTTTTAGTAGTACAAGTATTAAGCAGGCAAGCCAATAAAACGAAATTCACGTGTTGTGATTTATGAAGGGCTGTTTTGGGTAGAGAACTAGAGAGTGGAGCTTCGGTTTTATAGAAGGCGTGTGGAAAAATGAGTGGGCCATACCCGGATAGTATAAAAACCAATGGATCGGGTCCGTTTTTGTTTGGATCAGGCAATGTTTACCAATCATATCATAATTGGACCTGAGAAAACCGACCATAATCGGGTCCCTTAAGTTGTATTTAACCATTTAATATCTTCTAAATGTGATATTAACCTAGAAATAAATTTTAAGGatttattttctcttataacTCCTTAAATAAGagctgtatttatcatttcccttttatttattACTTCCATTTATTTATTATCCTTATAGTAGACTATTAAAGATGCAATCTCACTGAAGGGAATCGTTTTCATATAGGAATGATAAGAAGAAGGGTCCTTCAGAGGAGGATATTCTGTGTACCAAAAGCATGCAGGATATCAATGGAATTCCAGGAATACCTTTGGATGATgattgatgtggctaaagtcgtattaccaaatcaaagtaaaactatctcaggactaacaagaatagctagtgataagacaggtatcgaatccacagggaggcggtaaaagctaagtctaagagtatttaaactgtctagaagtaaccgatttcgggggggttttgttttgagttgattctaactAACTAATTGCAATGTGaataaaggatgaataacaatattattaaaagtctaggaattaggttcactaggtcaatcagtcggggattatcaatcaattactaaatctatcaagttgtttaaggtcacaagatcggtcgactcaattatgccctttagatcgattctaacatgcggtcgctatgattagatactctctATCGATTATCGCGgacctatatcaattctaacccggtcggcgataggatcgattcgctacactaattaataactcagacctcaagttgattaactagaagaattacaataatcaaacaacaactttaatgatatcaatagcaactaattgattttcccttttaattaacctagatccccttcatcctagatgaggggattagctactcataactataagaacaacaatgaatatgattaaagatgaaaacataGCTATGCaagcataaaacaataattgaagaacataaaacaatgatttaattagtgaggaaagattagtaccatacaaaaggaagattagggttctaagagagttttccgGCAATATCAAGCAAAGTATAACGTAGGTTTacaataaaacacgagtctttaatttataataaaagattaacgttttaggaaattccggaaataaacccgcggagaggatcctcgatcgagtcgcgggtgactcgatcgaggataccGCCGACTCGATCGAGtcgtgagtgactcgatcgaggaactagcttcacaggttccttcttctcttctttcacttctagtcttcatgattcctcgtttcccgtgccatgcttcgtgtactcttctatgccgtctccgccatgctaatcttagcttgatcatactcataatgagtcatttctgcatcaaaacacaaaatagcggcagtatcgacaattcattgaaataaagcatataaatgatataataggcacgaaacggtatgtaaaacgGTATAAAGGGAGCTGTAAAagatatatgaaagtgatacatcaaactcccccaaaccaaacctttgcttgccctcaagcaaagcaatcaagCCGAaacaaagaacaataaacatatggtgaatgaataactcagagcaaatgtctaagCATATACAAGTCtcagctatccatatctataacgaagtaatgaccgaagttgtgctaataaaacaaattcaaaagcacgggtaatagactaacgcagctcttactcaagatgtgacatgataccgagactcaaccaaatacctttcaaccttgcaagaccattttgtcggattctcgcggtttcactcatgcactcataatgggtgagatatatgtaagatagaaagaagtaagactctcactcaacttatgagatatgcatgcaatctaatgtgataagagattctccaactaatacgcattcacgaaacagaccaagtacatgtatcaaggacagaatggtggtaaagtggcatgggtgtagaagtggcttgtgcaaaagcacgtatggatatgtgaggctcagacggtagtcgcagcactagaccaatagccaaatctaataagaaataaaacaaacatccaaccggagaaataatctcaactttgacaacatatgagagaaatgtaaaggctctccaaatgtgcattagactccagtaattaccacacacgacctcctaacaaaTCCGAATGAAGCAtacattttttcttcttttctcttttgaatctctcttttttttttttttttttttttttttcgaaactctttttttttcatctctttttcttttctttctttttttttctttttcgagacttttttcttttttttttcttttttttttcgctgcttcataatacttctcttttcaacataagaggtcacacaattgctacaaaatgatagctactacccacatgacgataaaagtcccaacccaaccaaagtagctataacaataaggactcaagcaactgcgactgtcccgaaaaaggtaggcaaattctggaatgtagctaagaaataggatataaaatggctacatggttcaaacgggctaacaaaactgggtaatgtaaggcttatttgaacaataagaatcgcctatccacatgtacttaatcaaatgaacgcgcaaaagctaagaaactaatgtcacacttatgcagtttgatattacatataccacaaggagaccacactcatcagcctaaataacaatgagaccggtttattaatgttcccggcctaggaagctctaaagacctcagaaatttaagtggtttaccaacaaaataaagtcaagtctactcggcataaggcatattgtgacggtcaagacttgagtaaagagctttgttcatcatagctagCAGGTCAAAACAacgtacatggacaactaaatgagactcaaatgcaaagacaaagcaagttATCATCAATGCTAtgcaattcaccaagactcgactcaaaataaggaaaagtaaataaaaacatgtttttgtattttataatttttgaatttttttggaatttttgatttttttcacacaacaataaataaaagcacacaacagaaataaacacactcccccaaacctaaatgtcacagtgtcctcattgtgacgcctacagtaTAGCAGTCACacagaaatccagcaacctatgggacacaactaacaaagggaagaggggaaaaagaaaatgcaataaaaacaaaaagaaagataataccagctgtaatgtagtagcctcccccaaaccagctggaaaaagagggatgtagtgaccagctgtcactactgggcGTCA
Protein-coding sequences here:
- the LOC141623957 gene encoding uncharacterized protein LOC141623957, with translation MTKLVNIIPVTRHNSGDMPSFSDTVFGFLDENYPLSENSSEDMFESKEWEEEDDEEPCMDSEDRKAFWDEQEKRLTSILFRTSSTESKVRNATKDGLKKLIGNVDCECRRDVSDGCPDCLRQGMYNHLCSAGFICLLQKSKWKSCHEIPSGEHTYLEVKEESSRNKGEMRVIIELNLRAEFEMAKASQEYNKLIKKLPQVYVGKPERLRNIVKILCTAAKICMKDNKMHLAPWRKLKYMQAKWLNNCYESNFTKTTENLSSETNYSDRRLMKPRASMLTRSLIKGLSATHCQIVEVI